The following are from one region of the Paenibacillus sabinae T27 genome:
- a CDS encoding CueP family metal-binding protein encodes MRKKLLITGALIVVFVGAYAIGGGGKTKESANQTVPNIKQLVNDYSAGKLEAKSASITSSKLTVTAENNNKTTYSLPEDEFFVSIAPYVNKTHPCATHSLTGCQGEMEKEKFNVTITDADGKVVIKDVFETFDNGFIDFWLPRDQKFHVQIEQGGKSSESDISTFEGDNTCISTMKLT; translated from the coding sequence ATGAGAAAAAAGCTTTTGATTACCGGGGCTTTAATTGTCGTCTTTGTGGGTGCATATGCCATCGGGGGCGGGGGCAAAACAAAGGAGAGCGCCAATCAGACGGTTCCGAACATCAAACAATTGGTTAACGATTACAGCGCGGGGAAGCTGGAAGCCAAATCCGCATCAATTACTTCGAGCAAGCTTACCGTAACTGCCGAGAACAATAACAAAACGACCTACAGCCTGCCTGAAGATGAGTTTTTCGTGTCCATTGCTCCCTATGTGAACAAGACGCATCCCTGCGCCACGCATAGCCTGACCGGCTGCCAGGGAGAAATGGAGAAGGAGAAATTCAATGTGACGATAACCGATGCAGACGGCAAGGTCGTCATTAAAGATGTATTTGAAACGTTTGACAATGGATTCATCGATTTTTGGCTCCCGCGCGACCAAAAGTTCCATGTTCAAATTGAGCAAGGCGGCAAAAGCAGCGAATCCGACATCTCTACATTTGAAGGCGACAACACCTGTATTTCCACCATGAAATTGACTTGA
- a CDS encoding ABC transporter substrate-binding protein: MKRLKRSRVLAKAASASVIASLVLLTACSSGGGGNSASKEQDPNGKVTLNVITQSSPLAPADPNEKLINKRLEEKTNVHINWKNFTKDVFVEKRNLAVASGDLPDAIFNADYSDYELLKLAKDGTIIPLNDLIDKNMPNLKKVLEEAPEYKSMITAPDGKIYGFPWIEELGEGKERIQAVDSMPWINVDWLKKLGLKMPTTTEELKKVLIAFKTQDPNGNGQADEIPLSFINKPGAEDLTYLFAAFGEGENPDHAVVSNDGKVIFTPAEEGYKNAVSYINELYKEGLIDVEAYTQDWSTYLAKGKAQRYGLYFSWDKANISGANDSYQVLPPLAGPDGQINVTRTNGLGLARGKMVVTSANKNLEATAKWVDQMYEPVQSVQDNWGTYGDTTQQNIFEFDEAKGMLKHLPLEGAAPVELREKTSIGGPLAVLNSYYGKYTTVPDDAKGRMDIIKNVMAPHMKEENVMPSVFNSIEELDRLTTIEADLFAYVLRMRTEWYQNGKVNEQWGDYQKELKRLGLDEWLKIKQDGYDRATK; encoded by the coding sequence ATGAAAAGGCTGAAAAGATCAAGAGTATTAGCAAAAGCAGCTTCGGCTTCTGTAATCGCTTCCCTCGTTCTCCTTACGGCATGCAGCAGTGGAGGGGGAGGAAATTCGGCTAGCAAAGAACAGGATCCAAACGGTAAAGTAACCTTGAATGTCATTACACAAAGCTCTCCGCTGGCACCGGCCGATCCCAATGAAAAGCTGATCAATAAACGTCTCGAAGAAAAAACGAATGTTCATATTAACTGGAAGAACTTCACCAAAGACGTGTTCGTGGAAAAAAGAAACCTGGCGGTAGCAAGCGGCGATCTTCCCGATGCGATTTTCAATGCGGACTACAGCGATTATGAGCTGCTGAAGCTTGCCAAAGACGGCACCATCATTCCGCTGAATGATCTGATTGATAAAAATATGCCGAACTTGAAAAAAGTGCTGGAAGAAGCCCCAGAATACAAGAGCATGATTACGGCGCCGGACGGAAAAATTTATGGATTCCCATGGATTGAAGAGCTGGGTGAAGGAAAAGAACGTATTCAGGCTGTAGACAGCATGCCTTGGATCAATGTGGATTGGCTCAAGAAGCTTGGGCTAAAAATGCCGACAACAACGGAAGAACTGAAGAAAGTGCTGATCGCGTTCAAGACTCAAGACCCGAACGGCAACGGTCAAGCGGATGAAATTCCTTTGTCCTTTATTAACAAGCCGGGTGCGGAAGATCTGACATATCTCTTTGCCGCTTTCGGAGAAGGCGAGAACCCTGACCATGCGGTTGTAAGCAATGACGGTAAAGTAATCTTTACGCCGGCAGAGGAAGGCTATAAGAACGCAGTTTCCTATATCAATGAGCTGTATAAAGAGGGCTTGATTGATGTGGAAGCGTATACACAAGACTGGAGCACTTACCTGGCCAAAGGTAAAGCCCAAAGATACGGTCTCTACTTCTCCTGGGATAAAGCCAACATCTCCGGAGCGAACGATTCTTACCAAGTATTGCCGCCGCTCGCAGGTCCCGATGGTCAAATTAACGTAACCCGTACCAACGGTCTTGGCCTTGCCCGCGGTAAAATGGTTGTTACAAGCGCGAATAAGAACCTGGAAGCGACTGCAAAATGGGTCGATCAGATGTATGAGCCGGTTCAGTCCGTACAGGACAACTGGGGAACTTATGGAGACACCACGCAGCAGAATATCTTTGAATTTGATGAAGCCAAAGGCATGCTGAAGCATCTGCCGCTCGAAGGCGCGGCTCCGGTTGAGCTTCGTGAGAAAACGAGCATCGGCGGACCGCTGGCTGTCCTTAACTCCTACTATGGCAAGTACACGACTGTACCGGATGACGCCAAAGGCAGAATGGATATCATCAAGAACGTCATGGCGCCGCACATGAAAGAGGAAAACGTAATGCCAAGCGTATTCAACTCGATTGAAGAGCTGGACCGCCTGACGACGATTGAAGCCGACCTGTTCGCCTATGTCCTCAGAATGCGTACCGAATGGTACCAGAACGGCAAAGTGAATGAGCAGTGGGGCGATTACCAGAAAGAGCTGAAACGTCTCGGCCTCGATGAATGGCTGAAGATTAAACAGGACGGCTACGACAGAGCCACGAAATAA
- a CDS encoding carbohydrate ABC transporter permease yields MFIKHSRLDRFILMLNTTFLILAVLMVLLPLIYVVIASFMDPSVLLNQGLSFHISDWTLEGYKKILTNPAMIRGFGNAIFYASAFALLTVMVSICAGYALSDERLKGRSLFMTLFLITMFFGGGLVPTYLLVKNLGLLNTVWAVIIPGAVNVWNIILSRTFFKGVPKELREAANVDGASEMKIFLSVVLPLSKPIIFVLALYAFVGQWNSYFDAMIYLDNPNLHPLQLVLRSILIQNQVDPSMISDQLAMAEMKKLSEIIKYAAIVVSSLPLLVMYPFFQKYFEKGVMVGSLK; encoded by the coding sequence ATGTTCATCAAACATTCCCGGCTGGACCGATTTATTCTCATGCTGAACACCACCTTTTTGATTCTTGCCGTACTGATGGTGCTTCTGCCACTGATTTATGTAGTGATCGCATCATTTATGGACCCGTCGGTGCTGCTCAACCAAGGATTGTCGTTCCACATCTCCGATTGGACATTGGAAGGATACAAGAAGATTCTTACTAATCCAGCCATGATTCGAGGATTTGGAAACGCTATATTTTACGCTTCCGCATTTGCTCTTCTCACCGTTATGGTTTCGATTTGCGCAGGATACGCCTTGTCGGATGAGAGATTAAAGGGAAGAAGCCTCTTTATGACCTTGTTCCTCATTACGATGTTCTTTGGCGGCGGACTTGTTCCGACTTACCTGCTGGTCAAGAATCTGGGTCTGCTTAACACGGTTTGGGCCGTGATCATTCCCGGAGCGGTCAACGTATGGAACATTATTTTGTCCAGAACCTTCTTTAAAGGAGTGCCCAAAGAACTGAGGGAAGCAGCCAATGTGGACGGGGCGTCGGAGATGAAGATATTCCTCAGCGTTGTGCTGCCGCTCTCCAAACCCATTATCTTCGTGCTTGCGCTGTATGCCTTTGTCGGCCAGTGGAATTCCTACTTTGATGCCATGATCTATTTAGATAATCCGAACCTTCATCCGCTGCAGCTCGTTCTGCGTTCCATCCTGATTCAGAATCAGGTCGATCCAAGCATGATCAGTGATCAGCTCGCCATGGCGGAAATGAAAAAATTGTCTGAAATCATCAAGTATGCCGCGATTGTTGTGTCGAGTTTGCCGCTCCTTGTAATGTATCCGTTCTTCCAAAAGTATTTTGAAAAAGGTGTCATGGTCGGTTCCCTTAAATAG
- a CDS encoding ABC transporter permease — translation MLAPALILTLIFKYGPMYGAIIAFKDFSPIRGILGSDWVGFYNFEKFLSSPNFTDIFMNTLKLSLFGLLLGFPVPILLALMLNQVRRAGVKKNIQLMLYAPNFISVVVVVGMLFIFLSPTGPINQLFSLITNEPIMFMSKPEYFRWIYILSDIWTGAGWASIIYVAALANVDPELHNAANLDGANLLQRIRHIDLPTIRPIMAIVFILAAGSIMSIGFEKAYLMQTATNLPTAEIIPTYVYKIGLQKGDYAYSSAVGLFNSVINVVLLVTVNFVVKKLNEGEGLY, via the coding sequence ATGCTCGCTCCGGCTTTGATCCTGACCCTAATTTTTAAATACGGCCCTATGTATGGTGCAATTATCGCCTTTAAGGATTTCAGTCCGATCAGAGGGATATTGGGAAGTGATTGGGTAGGTTTTTATAACTTCGAGAAGTTCCTGTCATCCCCCAATTTCACAGATATATTTATGAATACGCTTAAATTGAGTCTTTTCGGCTTGCTGTTGGGCTTCCCCGTTCCTATCCTGCTTGCCTTAATGCTGAATCAGGTGCGCAGGGCCGGCGTTAAAAAGAACATCCAATTAATGCTGTACGCCCCTAACTTCATTTCCGTCGTTGTCGTGGTTGGGATGCTGTTTATCTTCCTGTCCCCTACAGGACCGATCAACCAGCTGTTCAGCTTGATTACCAATGAGCCGATTATGTTCATGTCCAAACCGGAGTACTTCCGCTGGATCTATATTCTTTCGGATATTTGGACAGGGGCCGGCTGGGCATCGATTATCTATGTGGCCGCACTTGCCAACGTCGATCCCGAGCTGCATAATGCGGCCAACCTGGATGGCGCCAATCTTCTTCAACGAATCCGCCATATTGATCTTCCAACCATTCGCCCGATTATGGCCATTGTCTTTATCCTTGCGGCTGGCAGCATCATGTCGATTGGATTTGAGAAAGCCTACCTGATGCAAACGGCAACGAATTTGCCGACAGCCGAAATCATTCCGACTTACGTGTACAAAATCGGTTTGCAAAAAGGCGACTATGCTTACTCGTCCGCGGTTGGATTGTTTAACTCGGTCATCAACGTTGTCCTGCTCGTTACGGTTAACTTCGTTGTGAAGAAACTGAATGAGGGTGAAGGTCTTTACTAA
- a CDS encoding ABC transporter permease: MKYLKYVGALLFAFIVYTFLYLPILVTILFSFNESKVQVLPIKKLTFDWYRGLFSNTELWVAAKNSLLVSLPATLCAIVFGTLAAYLFQRYRIRGGSFLQFLILLPYILPGIIIGTSLNLLFKFLQVDASLMTVIIGHITFITPVVMFLVMDRLKRFDRNLEFASMDLGASPMRTFLLITLPNIRSAVLAGALLGLTISFDEVIVSFFLIGTDNTLPMLIWSMIRHGYSPQINAVYTLIVLFSLGLIAIAGSRLFAQRNSKAITEE; encoded by the coding sequence ATGAAGTATTTGAAATATGTGGGGGCGCTGCTATTTGCGTTCATCGTATACACCTTCTTGTATCTTCCGATTCTGGTGACGATCCTGTTCTCCTTCAATGAATCGAAAGTCCAGGTGCTCCCGATCAAGAAGCTGACATTTGATTGGTACAGGGGGTTGTTCTCGAATACGGAGCTCTGGGTTGCCGCGAAAAACAGTTTATTGGTTAGCCTGCCTGCCACGCTATGCGCAATTGTATTTGGTACACTGGCGGCCTACTTGTTTCAGCGGTACCGGATACGCGGGGGATCATTCCTGCAATTTTTGATTCTTCTTCCTTACATTTTGCCGGGAATTATTATTGGGACATCGCTCAATCTGCTGTTCAAGTTTCTGCAGGTGGATGCTTCTCTGATGACTGTCATTATCGGGCATATCACGTTTATTACACCAGTTGTAATGTTTCTGGTTATGGACCGTTTGAAAAGATTTGATCGGAATCTGGAGTTTGCATCTATGGATCTGGGCGCCTCGCCGATGCGGACCTTTCTGCTCATTACACTCCCGAATATCAGAAGCGCGGTGCTGGCCGGAGCACTGCTCGGGCTGACGATTTCGTTCGACGAAGTGATTGTATCCTTCTTTCTGATTGGAACGGACAATACCCTACCTATGCTCATCTGGTCCATGATCCGTCACGGCTATTCGCCGCAGATTAATGCGGTCTATACGTTGATCGTCTTATTCTCGTTAGGCTTGATCGCGATTGCGGGCAGCAGACTGTTTGCGCAGCGGAATTCGAAGGCTATTACTGAGGAATAA
- a CDS encoding ABC transporter permease produces the protein MYGKNLMLIMISIWVLLFIVLPVSAMLLFSFWSIDNFQIVHSFSIQNYSKIFQDPIYLSLLWKTIKLALIVAVLSALISYPLALFVNHRRGTMKTILFLGVLAPLWVGYLVRIYSWRSILGESGFINSLLVLTGILKQPSSSLLFNSSAVVITMLCIAIPFTFIPIYSAIEKIPGNLLQAAADLGASGSRAFWTVVFPLSMPGVVTGFMFAFITSFGDYMTPSLVGGTSGIMYGNMIQTQFGNSYNWPLGAALSMIMLLFLLAVIAATRRIGNVQAIFEE, from the coding sequence ATGTACGGGAAAAACCTGATGCTGATTATGATTTCCATATGGGTACTCTTGTTCATCGTCCTGCCTGTTTCTGCGATGCTGCTGTTCAGCTTCTGGAGTATTGATAATTTCCAGATCGTTCACAGCTTTAGTATTCAAAATTACTCGAAAATTTTCCAAGACCCGATATACTTGTCATTGCTTTGGAAAACGATCAAGCTGGCTTTGATTGTCGCGGTGCTGTCGGCGCTTATAAGCTATCCGTTGGCATTGTTCGTCAATCACCGGAGAGGAACCATGAAGACGATCCTGTTTCTTGGGGTGCTGGCTCCTTTGTGGGTGGGGTATTTAGTGCGGATCTATTCCTGGAGGTCGATTTTGGGAGAATCCGGGTTCATTAACTCGCTCTTGGTATTGACGGGGATTTTAAAACAGCCTTCCTCGTCGCTGTTGTTCAACAGCTCCGCGGTCGTCATCACGATGCTGTGCATCGCGATACCGTTCACTTTTATTCCGATCTATAGTGCCATCGAGAAAATTCCCGGCAATCTGCTGCAGGCCGCGGCAGATTTGGGAGCAAGCGGATCAAGGGCGTTCTGGACAGTTGTCTTTCCACTCAGTATGCCGGGTGTCGTGACGGGGTTTATGTTCGCCTTCATCACCTCGTTCGGAGACTACATGACACCCTCGCTGGTCGGAGGCACATCGGGAATCATGTATGGAAATATGATTCAAACGCAATTCGGCAACAGTTATAACTGGCCGCTCGGCGCTGCGCTTTCGATGATTATGCTGCTGTTCCTATTGGCGGTCATTGCGGCAACGCGCAGAATCGGGAACGTACAGGCTATCTTTGAGGAGTAA
- a CDS encoding ABC transporter ATP-binding protein has protein sequence MINQEQAVVELRQVSKRFGNYEAIKDLNLSIRRGEFFSIVGPSGCGKTTTLKMIAGFDHATEGAVYLSGTSANHIPPYKRNVNTVFQNYALFPHMTVYDNVAYPLKLRKVPKNEIRSRVIESMKMVSMDPFLDRSPNQLSGGQKQRVALARALISKPEVLLLDEPLSALDFHLRQEMQRVLKHLQREVDITFVYITHDQGEALSLSDRIAVMKNGVLHQVGSPEEIYEMPQTSFVAGFIGKSNLIKGRMEGPTHFVSDAGLQAMTNEASDLSGEPHVYISVRPEKLRISKDDERYINRLSAVFVEETYYGADRELTFREAGGTHILMKQQKDDGNVKFSEGESVDLFFRPEDAVIVKEWGS, from the coding sequence ATGATCAATCAAGAACAGGCTGTAGTGGAGCTGCGCCAGGTATCGAAACGATTTGGCAATTACGAGGCAATCAAAGATTTAAACTTGTCGATCAGAAGAGGAGAATTTTTTTCCATTGTGGGACCGAGTGGTTGCGGTAAAACGACAACGCTGAAAATGATAGCGGGATTTGATCATGCGACCGAGGGGGCGGTGTATCTATCCGGAACCTCGGCTAACCATATTCCTCCCTACAAGCGGAATGTGAATACCGTGTTTCAAAACTATGCCCTTTTTCCCCATATGACAGTCTATGATAACGTGGCCTATCCTCTAAAACTCAGGAAGGTGCCGAAGAATGAGATTCGTTCCCGAGTGATCGAAAGCATGAAGATGGTAAGTATGGACCCCTTTCTTGACCGTTCTCCGAATCAGCTCAGCGGCGGACAGAAGCAGCGTGTCGCGTTAGCCCGGGCACTCATTTCCAAACCGGAAGTTCTGCTGCTGGATGAGCCGCTTTCCGCGCTCGATTTTCATCTAAGGCAAGAAATGCAGCGGGTGCTGAAGCATCTGCAAAGGGAAGTGGACATCACTTTCGTGTACATCACGCATGATCAGGGGGAAGCGCTGAGCCTGTCGGACCGTATTGCCGTAATGAAGAACGGCGTGCTGCATCAAGTGGGTTCGCCAGAGGAGATTTACGAAATGCCCCAAACGAGCTTCGTTGCCGGTTTTATCGGAAAATCCAATCTGATTAAAGGAAGAATGGAAGGGCCAACCCACTTTGTGAGTGATGCCGGGCTTCAAGCGATGACAAATGAGGCTTCGGATCTCTCGGGAGAGCCGCATGTTTACATTTCGGTCCGTCCGGAGAAGCTCCGGATCTCCAAAGACGATGAACGGTATATTAACCGTCTCAGCGCGGTCTTCGTGGAAGAAACCTATTATGGCGCGGATAGAGAGTTGACGTTCAGAGAGGCTGGAGGAACACATATTCTGATGAAGCAGCAGAAGGACGACGGGAACGTGAAATTCTCGGAGGGTGAGAGCGTGGATCTGTTCTTCCGTCCGGAGGATGCGGTTATCGTCAAAGAGTGGGGGAGCTAA
- a CDS encoding ABC transporter substrate-binding protein, whose product MKLKHVLIVLMSVVILVGLSGCVGSASSTNSGAGTASSAAPSNGGEDLAKFKGETINVLSWEGYQEDEWVKPFEQKYGVTVKVTYAGSVDEMFAKAASGSVKYDLIFMDGGSVNRYFKMNLIQPIDLAKLKNTNQLIANMKSLNDKHVVKDGKTYAVPFAWGSLPMMVNTDKIKEPIDSWNALWDPKYSGKIVTLDDAANQTAMTAMLLGFKDPYNLTDAQLDQVKSKLLEQKPLVRTYYAGFEDGKNLMASDEGWIGFSMGPTMITDLQKEGKNVVEVIPKEGALVWIDNAVIGKDAKDPELVHVYIDYLISSEVQAQLIKKTSYGGVNADSANKLTDEEKKVSHMDDPNYFNNLVYVAFPESFEKRVKLWNEVKAAQ is encoded by the coding sequence ATGAAACTGAAACATGTACTGATTGTTCTGATGTCTGTAGTCATTCTGGTTGGGCTCAGCGGATGTGTCGGCAGCGCAAGCTCCACAAATTCAGGCGCCGGAACGGCAAGCTCTGCTGCTCCCTCAAATGGCGGCGAGGATCTGGCGAAGTTCAAAGGTGAAACGATTAATGTGCTGTCCTGGGAAGGATATCAGGAAGATGAATGGGTGAAGCCTTTTGAGCAAAAATACGGCGTAACCGTTAAAGTCACTTATGCCGGCAGCGTTGATGAAATGTTCGCCAAAGCAGCGTCCGGTTCTGTAAAGTACGACCTGATTTTCATGGATGGCGGGTCCGTGAACCGTTACTTCAAAATGAATTTGATTCAACCGATTGACTTGGCGAAGCTCAAGAATACAAATCAGCTAATCGCAAATATGAAGTCGCTCAACGATAAACACGTAGTAAAGGACGGAAAGACCTATGCGGTTCCGTTTGCCTGGGGTTCGCTGCCTATGATGGTCAACACGGATAAAATCAAAGAACCGATTGACTCCTGGAACGCATTGTGGGATCCGAAGTACAGCGGAAAGATCGTTACCCTGGACGATGCGGCCAATCAAACGGCAATGACAGCGATGCTTCTTGGCTTCAAAGATCCGTATAACCTGACTGATGCGCAGCTGGATCAAGTGAAGAGCAAATTGCTCGAACAGAAACCGCTGGTTCGTACCTATTACGCCGGCTTTGAAGACGGGAAGAATCTGATGGCAAGCGACGAAGGCTGGATCGGCTTCTCTATGGGACCGACAATGATTACAGATCTTCAAAAAGAAGGAAAGAATGTCGTGGAAGTGATTCCGAAGGAAGGGGCTTTGGTGTGGATCGACAATGCGGTCATCGGCAAGGATGCCAAAGATCCCGAACTGGTCCACGTATATATCGATTATCTGATTTCGTCGGAAGTTCAGGCGCAGCTGATCAAGAAGACGAGCTACGGCGGGGTGAATGCCGACTCGGCAAACAAGCTGACAGATGAGGAGAAAAAGGTTTCGCATATGGATGATCCTAATTATTTCAACAATCTTGTGTACGTAGCCTTCCCGGAAAGCTTTGAAAAACGCGTGAAGCTGTGGAATGAAGTCAAAGCGGCTCAATAA
- a CDS encoding zinc-dependent alcohol dehydrogenase, translating into MAGMMRALIWEGDGILALREVPIPEIRPTEVLVRVSYTGVCATDVEIIKGKFPYSPPYILGHEITGKVIETGSNVKELKEGDRVVIDPGVPCGECFFCKASQPEFCANYCELGINENGGWADYVRVPAKSAHKIPIELSDVSAAIFEPMACPFGAVDNAGLLPGEHVLIYGDGPAALYFTQIAKMMGAGRICVVYKLPERTELLQRFGADDLIPFDGQDAALKEHPSIRDRGGFQLVIDAVGLSDTVKDAVRYASTGGRIILYGFNDSHTDHFPHREIIFKGIRIYGRTNSPAIWSRAIECVARNQIKLNPLVERVVSPEEAKEILLAGNLTGLKTIISWAD; encoded by the coding sequence ATGGCGGGCATGATGAGAGCACTTATATGGGAAGGGGATGGGATTCTGGCTCTAAGAGAGGTCCCGATTCCCGAGATTCGTCCCACCGAGGTACTGGTTCGTGTAAGCTATACCGGTGTCTGCGCCACGGATGTTGAAATCATAAAGGGCAAGTTCCCCTATTCCCCGCCTTATATATTAGGCCATGAAATAACTGGGAAAGTAATTGAGACGGGCAGTAATGTCAAAGAATTGAAAGAGGGAGACAGGGTCGTAATTGATCCGGGAGTGCCCTGCGGCGAATGTTTTTTCTGCAAAGCTTCACAGCCGGAATTTTGTGCGAATTATTGTGAGCTGGGGATCAACGAAAACGGCGGATGGGCCGATTACGTCAGGGTTCCGGCAAAAAGCGCACACAAAATTCCGATTGAGCTGAGCGATGTTTCGGCTGCGATTTTCGAACCCATGGCTTGTCCCTTTGGAGCTGTGGACAACGCAGGCCTCCTGCCAGGGGAACATGTGCTCATTTACGGAGACGGTCCCGCCGCCTTGTATTTTACGCAAATCGCCAAAATGATGGGAGCCGGACGCATCTGCGTAGTTTACAAACTTCCGGAGCGCACGGAATTACTCCAAAGATTCGGAGCAGACGACCTGATCCCATTCGACGGGCAGGACGCTGCGCTCAAAGAGCATCCGAGCATACGTGACAGAGGTGGCTTTCAATTGGTTATCGACGCCGTCGGTTTGTCGGATACCGTGAAAGATGCAGTTCGATATGCCAGCACAGGCGGAAGGATTATCTTGTACGGTTTTAATGATAGTCATACCGATCATTTTCCGCACAGAGAAATCATTTTTAAAGGCATCCGTATTTACGGTCGGACCAATTCTCCTGCCATCTGGTCCAGGGCGATCGAATGCGTGGCACGTAATCAAATAAAGTTGAATCCATTGGTCGAACGGGTGGTATCTCCGGAAGAGGCGAAAGAGATTCTGCTTGCCGGCAACCTTACCGGTCTAAAGACAATCATTTCTTGGGCAGATTAA
- a CDS encoding mandelate racemase/muconate lactonizing enzyme family protein, whose amino-acid sequence MKITKVEAIPVRQGNTIELINDSAQDGIIIKVHTDEGITGIGEVDSAPWVVKSIIDTPSSHRICQGLGEMLIGENPFEIERIWEKLYVGSTFYGRRGVVIHAISGIDIALWDIMGKALNLPVYKLLGGAQRGKVRAYASTLMPYTPQEAYDETKKWVEHGYTAIKLGWGGFEQGNREIVELVKACREAAGPNIDLLFDLGFIPSDDHPIDAASRMALAKELEPFTPYWIEEPLFADDYEGYRKLAESTSIRIAGGENETTRYGFKELIEQGGVDIVQPDVTRCGGLSEAKRIAQLAQAHHITCVPHAWSSGIVVAASLHLVTAIPNGALLEYCVAETPIRQEMLLSDVTVKDGYAEISDKPGLGVELNEEALEKYRCDR is encoded by the coding sequence GTGAAGATTACGAAGGTTGAAGCAATCCCCGTAAGACAAGGCAATACGATTGAATTAATCAATGATAGCGCCCAGGATGGAATCATTATCAAAGTCCACACGGATGAAGGAATTACCGGGATTGGCGAAGTGGATTCGGCTCCGTGGGTGGTCAAATCGATTATCGATACGCCTTCCTCCCACCGTATTTGCCAAGGGCTCGGAGAAATGCTCATCGGAGAGAATCCATTCGAAATCGAACGTATCTGGGAGAAGCTGTATGTGGGAAGCACCTTCTATGGAAGAAGGGGAGTTGTCATCCATGCCATCAGCGGGATTGATATTGCGCTGTGGGATATTATGGGCAAGGCACTCAATCTGCCGGTGTACAAGCTGCTTGGCGGCGCGCAGCGCGGCAAGGTTCGGGCGTATGCAAGCACTTTGATGCCCTATACCCCGCAGGAAGCATATGACGAAACGAAGAAGTGGGTTGAGCACGGCTACACGGCGATCAAACTGGGCTGGGGTGGATTTGAACAGGGTAACCGGGAGATTGTAGAGCTGGTAAAAGCTTGCCGTGAAGCAGCGGGCCCGAACATTGATTTGCTGTTCGACCTCGGCTTTATTCCCTCCGACGACCACCCGATCGACGCCGCCTCGCGTATGGCGCTCGCCAAAGAGCTTGAGCCTTTCACTCCTTACTGGATCGAAGAACCGCTCTTTGCCGACGATTACGAAGGATACCGCAAATTGGCGGAATCAACCTCTATCCGCATTGCCGGAGGAGAGAATGAAACGACGCGCTACGGCTTCAAAGAACTGATCGAGCAAGGCGGAGTCGACATTGTTCAGCCGGATGTGACCCGCTGCGGAGGCTTAAGCGAAGCGAAGAGAATTGCCCAGCTTGCCCAAGCGCATCATATTACCTGTGTGCCCCATGCCTGGAGCAGCGGAATCGTTGTGGCCGCCTCCCTGCATTTGGTCACGGCCATACCGAACGGCGCTTTGCTGGAATACTGTGTAGCCGAAACGCCAATCCGTCAGGAAATGCTGCTCAGCGACGTTACCGTCAAGGACGGGTATGCCGAAATTTCCGACAAGCCCGGTTTGGGCGTTGAGTTGAATGAAGAGGCGCTGGAGAAATACCGCTGTGACCGATAG
- a CDS encoding GntR family transcriptional regulator has product MTSPNDFENFQFKKNDTVSLRQFVYQEIREAIIKGHLEPGARIREMEISKQMNVSRGPIREAIRILEQEGLVISHPYRETVVVDLSEEEVIHLLVPTRRNFELFAAQKAASVLTADDFAYLDNIILNMQEASDQDDLDRLSNLDLKFHERIVEQCVSPAMFRIWNSISGKLHARFLIQGYSHSSLQTVVEEHREMLQLIRSGDKERIEQHLQTHIK; this is encoded by the coding sequence ATGACAAGTCCTAACGATTTTGAGAACTTTCAATTTAAAAAAAATGATACCGTTTCTTTGCGTCAGTTTGTTTACCAGGAAATTCGCGAAGCCATTATCAAGGGGCATCTCGAGCCGGGGGCCCGAATACGCGAAATGGAGATTTCAAAGCAGATGAACGTTAGCCGTGGTCCGATTCGCGAGGCAATCCGAATTTTGGAGCAAGAAGGCTTGGTCATTTCCCATCCTTACCGGGAAACGGTTGTTGTTGACCTTTCCGAAGAGGAAGTCATTCATTTGCTCGTGCCTACCCGGCGCAATTTCGAATTGTTCGCGGCGCAGAAGGCTGCCAGCGTGCTGACAGCCGACGATTTTGCCTATTTGGACAACATTATTCTGAATATGCAGGAAGCAAGCGACCAGGATGATCTGGACCGTCTCTCGAATCTGGATCTGAAATTTCACGAACGGATTGTAGAACAATGTGTTTCACCTGCCATGTTCCGCATCTGGAACAGCATCTCAGGCAAGCTCCACGCACGTTTTCTCATTCAGGGCTACAGCCATTCCTCCTTACAGACCGTAGTGGAAGAACACCGCGAAATGCTTCAACTGATTCGCAGTGGAGATAAAGAACGCATCGAACAGCATCTGCAGACACACATCAAGTAG